Proteins from a single region of Felis catus isolate Fca126 chromosome B4, F.catus_Fca126_mat1.0, whole genome shotgun sequence:
- the TRABD gene encoding traB domain-containing protein isoform X2, translated as MEGEEERSPQEADTEPVVPVGSSEVVPRVLSGEPQNLSDADALSLLLEMKLRRRRERPSLPRTVTELVAEDGSRVYVVGTAHFSDDSKRDVVKTIREVQPDVVVVELCQYRVSMLKMDESTLLQEAKEISLEKLQQAVRQNGVMSGLMQMLLLKVSAHITEQLGMAPGGEFREAFKEASKVPFCKFHLGDRPIPVTFKRAIAALSFWQKVKLAWGLCFLSDPISKDDVERCKQKDLLEQMMAEMVGAFPDLHRTIVSERDVYLTYMLRQAARRLELPRSSDAEPRKCVPSVVVGVVGMGHVPGIEKNWTTDLNIQEIMTVPPPSISGRVSRLAVKAAFLGLLGYGLYWMGRRATSLVLSLPVAQYCLQRASAARPRK; from the exons CCGACGCCGACGCTCTGTCCCTGCTCCTGGAGATGAAGCTGAGGAGGCGGCGGGAACGGCCCAGCCTGCCGCGCACCGTGACCGAGCTGGTGGCCGAGGACGGGAGCAGGGTGTACGTGGTGGGCACAGCCCACTTCAGCGATGACAGCAAGAGGGACGTCGTGAAG ACCATCCGGGAGGTGCAGCCTGACGTGGTGGTGGTGGAGCTGTGCCAGTACCGCGTGTCCATGCTCAAGATGGACGAGAGCACGCTGCTCCAGGAGGCCAAGGAGATCAGCCTGGAGAAGCTGCAGCAGGCCGTGAGGCAG AACGGGGTCATGTCTGGACTCATGCAGATGCTGCTGCTGAAGGTGTCGGCCCACATCACCGAGCAGCTGGGCATGGCCCCTGGCGGCGAGTTCAGGGAGGCCTTCAAGGAG gccagcAAGGTGCCTTTCTGCAAGTTCCACCTGGGCGACCGGCCCATCCCCGTCACCTTCAAGAGGGCCATCGCCGCACTGTCCTTCTGGCAGAAAGTCAAGCTGGCCTGGGGCCTGTGCTTCCTGTCAGACCCCATCAG caaGGACGACGTGGAACGCTGCAAGCAGAAGGACCTGCTGGAGCAGATGATGGCCGAGATGGTCGGCGCGTTCCCCGACCTGCACCGCACCATCGTCTCGGAGCGCGACGTTTACCTGACCTACATGCTGCGGCAGGCCGCCCGGCGCCTGGAGCTGCCCCGCTCCTCTGACG CCGAGCCCAGGAAGTGTGTCCCCTCGGTGGTGGTGGGTGTCGTGGGCATGGGCCACGTGCCGGGCATCGAGAAGAACTGGACCACCGACCTCAACATccaggagatcatgac cGTCCCCCCGCCGTCCATCTCCGGCAGAGTGTCCCGGCTGGCAGTGAAGGCCGCCTTCTTGGGCCTGCTGGGCTACGGCCTTTACTGGATGGGGCGCCGCGCCACCAGCCTGGTCCTGTCACTGCCTGTCGCTCAGTACTGTCTGCAGAGGGCGTCCGCGGCCCGGCCGCGCAAATAG
- the LOC101080391 gene encoding angiopoietin-related protein 5-like, with protein sequence MAARPVLGLAAILCLSVPQAGSMVRHRQPVQAVLLEPQGRDCSQIWVEKPGAPSGVYTIQPEGASAPFQALCDMREDGGWTVIQSRDRDRRRRLDFERCWQEYKQGFGDLTGDHWLGLQHISDLTSQPGLRSELTVDLLDADNHPLQAHYDNFHVDGEDLFYRLTLGLYSGNAGDAFRGLGRTDDQEGCGFSTLDRDRDHCSPCTDGTQPFTSCSRDRSGAGWWYSDCGQADLNGPWPERGGAASGMRWATGNHRPTLRASVLRVRTTASHKA encoded by the exons ATGGCTGCCCGCCCCGTACTGGGTCTTGCTGCtatcctctgcctctctgtgccccaggccGGCTCCATGGTGCGGCATCGACAGCCG GTCCAGGCGGTGCTGCTGGAACCCCAAG GGAGGGACTGCTCTCAGATCTGGGTGGAGAAGCCCGGAGCCCCCAGCGGTGTGTACACCATCCAGCCCGAGGGAGCCAGCGCCCCCTTCCAG GCTCTGTGCGACATGCGGGAGGACGGTGGCTGGACGGTGATTCAGAGCCGGGACCGGGACAGGCGGAGGCGTCTGGACTTTGAGAGATGCTGGCAGGAGTACAAACAGGGCTTCGGAGACTTGACGG GTGACCACTGGCTGGGGCTGCAGCACATCTCCGACCTGACTTCCCAGCCGGGCCTGCGCTCAGAGCTCACGGTGGACCTTCTGGATGCGGACAACCACCCGCTTCAGGCCCACTATGACAACTTCCACGTGGACGGGGAGGACCTGTTTTACCGATTGACCCTTGGCCTGTACTCTGGGAACGCAG GGGACGCGTTCCGGGGCTTGGGCCGCACGGATGACCAAGAGGGCTGTGGCTTCAGCACGCTGGACCGCGACCGCGACCACTGCTCACCCTGCACGGACGGCACCCAGCCCTTCACCAGCTGCAGCCGCGATCGCTCGGGCGCCGGCTGGTGGTACAGCGACTGCGGCCAAGCTGACCTCAACGGGCCGTGGCCGGAGCGCGGAGGGGCCGCCTCGGGCATGCGCTGGGCCACCGGCAACCACCGGCCCACCCTGCGCGCCAGCGTGCTGCGCGTGCGCACCACTGCTTCCCACAAGGCCTAG